In the Malassezia vespertilionis chromosome 3, complete sequence genome, one interval contains:
- the URA6 gene encoding UMP/CMP kinase (EggNog:ENOG503NVA4; BUSCO:EOG09264O6J; COG:F), with translation MPAEFDPSKVAIVFVLGGPGSGKGTQCARLVKEYGFVHLSAGDLLREEQSRPDSQYGSMIAEHIRDGKIVPMHVTISLLRNAIEANLKKYDNASRPGWGHGHGRFLIDGFPRKMDQAIEFEESVCSAQFVLFLHCTEEMMLKRLLHRGETSGRIDDNAESIKKRFRTFEETSMPVVDAFRKVGKVAEVDSMRDVDNVYAEIEKVMEAKLIQH, from the coding sequence ATGCCCGCTGAATTTGATCCGAGCAAAGTAGCCATTGTATTCGTACTTGGCGGCCCCGGCTCTGGCAAAGGTACACAATGCGCACGGCTTGTCAAGGAGTACGGATTTGTGCATCTTAGTGCAGGTGACTTGCTCCGTGAAGAGCAATCCCGTCCCGACTCTCAATACGGCTCGATGATCGCCGAGCATATTCGGGACGGCAAGATCGTTCCTATGCACGTCACGATTTCCTTGTTGCGCAACGCGATCGAGGCAAACCTGAAAAAATATGACAACGCTTCGCGCCCTGGCTGGGGTCATGGCCACGGCAGGTTTTTGATTGACGGGTTCCCGCGCAAGATGGACCAGGCCATCGAGTTTGAAGAGTCGGTGTGCTCTGCGCAGTTTGTGCTTTTCCTCCACTGCACCGAGGAAATGATGCTGAAGCGTTTGTTGCATCGTGGCGAGACGAGCGGCCGCATTGACGACAATGCCGAGTCCATCAAGAAGCGTTTCCGTACGTTTGAAGAGACGAGCATGCCTGTCGTGGATGCATTCCGCAAGGTCGGCAAGGTCGCAGAGGTAGACTCAATGCGCGATGTCGATAACGTCTATGCCGAGATTGAAAAGGTAATGGAGGCAAAGCTTATACAGCACTAA
- a CDS encoding uncharacterized protein (EggNog:ENOG503NU2F; COG:T; COG:Z) has translation MESLFGRKRRARAQEDGAVRRLAQDDGTASAVTAYEAPTISPVRPVSECGAVPLTLGDTIPILRTNARNSDMGTSVRAVGQTRNTKNQRAQHLRHSILAKLPDACIARPSDDDIERMFADLMDRRDLLQEDASHTDTARTMSSFGIEKKWTLVYNDLLTEHSTEKARERHSYKPQGASLGMQQSTMVLVRNSPEWFIKKFMDGTVTAKHIESLAVTLRTCAIGWLQNFVEAKGTPVLSSFLTGLHTHNPPNDADLALEYELLKAFRSLFNSKPGAHDALRHPKCISGITQSLISPQLSTRKQAADILLFLCHWEKPQGHALVLQGVDELRSIRRLPGRFDGWFSALEAAIDGRGRMGSLVGASDEVRKLQLSGMLESGLTEYVVNNMFLINAIVNGDILDDLHERVHLRSQMQASGLPRIMSKMRALNVPDLDTQLDVYVKDAQSDQEELAESLEQPAAMREPQELLQAVLSRVQDSRARDFFVSALEHLLLIRHEGPDLVHYYQLIDSMVNTVVMDRDGSARQGDMEALMGTSLNNVLGRFSDHDLLERLQSELYEVRAALQAHEQESNRLRAELEASQGGLVGKLQAQVRELQQDLALSRDNGTAIQHDMEELERTYVDRILRLELELRESVAMLREQEQSAGGHAQFDRETLRDSLERQVERSRTIRKLVSAPGRTEPLPPLEGPRPMPTFDRTPRAAEQAVLDVGLGMERRPSQNPVPLRAPLRAVQASPTSSPRLDMSADAERIGQAVLAMDLSSSFNTAESESAPNSGALSEDGNEWSMKAKLASGMAMHTDLQTRMKDVRDARIRRREVSNANDDVAEGDAVAKAADDKAGAAADAAVSVPPSGIPVANAAPLPPPPPPPPAPPAPPAPPSNDMPPAPPPAPLPGGIPPPPPPPPPAAGESLMAQLRVRVGDTDQDAHSKSPPLGSEKRNSLMDVRTSITLDSLGPPGPMHAPPAPPEHANFGPTNLRKNVLDMAKSRMKQLQWDKLSAEHASNTVWGENGKFETELRSALLTRGVFDDMESEFKAKEVSKKAAGTVKRDQKELQTYLNYATRQGIEMVLKRVRSRLTGSQHCTPEEVAHFIIRCDAQVCEQSILTELLRYYPESETKGRLGEYKNASDEQLRLLHPADRLVVLLMTVPHLKDKVKGLLYRAKYADTVELIRNGASRIRHGSEALMHAPNFAQVLSMVLMFGNYLNATGIKGGAHGFRISSINKLVDTKAGDGTTLLHFVERTIARCFPELEAFTEELTSATQACRVQLQDLRRDLAELTTGSIQHKKDLDRLLSEREENLEDPYAKIMLPFLKHASDELSKLSDQIHFTERVFADALKFYGEGGDPARRGFAPSQGMPTEEFFGIFKEFLAAYRKVKADNAVLAKQRAAEAARRAAAQERAQERSDAQARKRQGVDDTAVLESLLGSLRSSGGTPMRLQRQARRRARLTSGGAKASADKPVELMEYIAEDEDPSSIAALMLAKLQGGTEAISDAASAEMHATAAKRAERRRGREERNSMPVWSDASAIPESAYTLGDGSPQSKARDARSLSSLPASPTRKRAETMPRAAHTAATNTPMSTSPDSFYSLTGQENGVQDK, from the coding sequence ATGGAGAGCTTATTtgggcgcaagcggcgcgcccgaGCACAGGAAGACGGCGCTGTACGACGTCTTGCGCAGGACGATGGTACTGCGAGTGCCGTGACTGCGTACGAAGCGCCGACAATCTCGCCTGTACGCCCCGTTTCGgagtgcggcgccgtgccgctAACATTGGGCGATACTATCCCTATTCTACGGACGAACGCTCGAAACAGCGACATGGGcacaagcgtgcgcgccgtcggccAAACGCGGAACACCAAGAAccagcgcgcacagcacctACGGCACTCGATCCTCGCGAAGCTCCCcgatgcgtgcattgcacgtCCTTCGGACGACGATATAGAGCGCATGTTTGCGGACCTGATGGATCGCCGTGACCTGCTTCAAGAAGATGCTTCGCACACCGACACAGCAAGGACCATGTCGAGTTTTGGCATCGAAAAGAAATGGACGCTCGTGTACAATGACCTGCTTACGGAACACAGCActgaaaaagcgcgcgagcgtcaCTCGTACAAGCCACAAGGTGCCTCGCTCGGCATGCAACAGTCGACCATGGTCCTTGTCCGCAACTCGCCCGAGTGGTTTATCAAGAAGTTTATGGACGGCACCGTGACTGCAAAGCACATTGAGTCTCTTGCCGTAACATTGCGCACCTGCGCGATTGGGTGGCTCCAAAACTTTGTCGAGGCAAAAGGCACGCCCGTTTTGTCGAGCTTCTTGACGGGTTTGCACACACACAATCCTCCCAACGACGCAGATTTGGCGCTTGAGTACGAATTGCTTAAAGCATTCCGCTCGCTCTTTAACAGCAAACccggcgcgcacgatgcgctgcgccatccCAAGTGCATCAGCGGCATCACGCAGTCGCTCATCTCTCCCCAGCTTTCCACACGCAAGCAAGCGGCCGACATCCTGCTCTTTTTGTGCCACTGGGAAAAACCGCAAGggcatgcgctcgtgctGCAAGGCGTGGATGAATTGCGTAGCATCCGCCGCCTTCCTGGCCGCTTTGACGGCTGGTTTTCTGCGCTTGAGGCTGCCATCGATGGGCGTGGTAGGATGGGCAGTCTCGTGGGTGCTTCGGACGAagtgcgcaagctgcaacTCTCTGGCATGCTCGAGTCAGGACTCACAGAGTACGTCGTGAACAACATGTTCCTTATCAACGCGATTGTCAATGGCGATATTCTCGACGATCTTCACGAGCGTGTGCACCTGCGCAGCCAAATGCAAGCCAGTGGCCTGCCACGCATCATGTccaagatgcgcgcgctcaaTGTTCCCGACTTGGATACCCAGCTGGACGTGTATGTCAAGGATGCACAAAGCGACCAGGAAGAACTCGCCGAGTCGCTCGAACAGcccgcggcgatgcgcgagccgCAAGAGCTCTTGCAAGCTGTGTTGAGCCGCGTGCAAgactcgcgcgcgcgcgatttcTTCGTcagcgcgctcgagcacctcTTACTTATCCGGCACGAAGGACCCGACCTTGTGCACTACTACCAGCTCATTGATTCCATGGTCAATACCGTGGTGATGGACCGCGACGGATCGGCGCGACAGGGCGACATGGAAGCACTCATGGGCACTTCGCTCAACAATGTCCTTGGGCGCTTTTCCGACCACGACCTTTTGGAACGCTTGCAATCGGAGCTGTATGAAGTGCGAGCGGCACTGCAAGCGCATGAGCAAGAGTCCAACAGgctccgcgccgagcttgagGCATCGCAAGGCGGTCTGGTGGGAAAGCTCcaggcgcaggtgcgcgagctgcagcaggaCCTTGCGCTCTCCAGAGACAATGGCACCGCGATCCAGCACGATATGGaagagctggagcgcacgTATGTAGACAggatcttgcgcttggagcTCGAACTGCGCGAGTCGGTggccatgctgcgcgagcaagaGCAGTCCGCCGGCGGCCACGCACAGTTTGACCGCGAAACTTTGCGCGATTCACTCGAGCGCCaagtcgagcgcagcaggaCGATCCGCAAGCTGGTCTCTGCGCCGGGACGCACAGAGCCGCTGCCTCCGCTCGAAGGGCCGAGGCCGATGCCGACATTTGAtcggacgccgcgcgctgctgagCAGGCCGTGCTGGATGTTGGGCTCGGCATGGAGCGGCGGCCGTCGCAGAATCCTGTgccactgcgcgcgccgctgcgtgctgtgcaggcgAGTCCAACGTCCTCGCCGAGGCTGGATATGTCGGCAGatgcggagcgcatcggcCAGGCTGTACTGGCCATGGacttgtcgagcagcttcAACACGGCGGAGTCCGAATCTGCGCCGAATAGCGGAGCACTTTCCGAGGATGGAAACGAGTGGAGCATGAAGGCGAAGCTCGCGTCGGGGATGGCAATGCATACAGATTTGCAAACGCGGATGAAggatgtgcgcgatgcgagGATACGGCGGCGTGAAGTATCGAATGCAAATGACGACGTTGCTGAGGGCGATGCTGTGGCGAAGGCTGCGGATGACAAAGCGGGTGCAGCCGCAGACGCCGCTGTATCCGTGCCGCCGTCAGGCATTCCAGTGGCAAACGCTGCGCcattgccgccgccgcctccgccgccgccagcgccgccagcgccgccagcaccCCCAAGTAACGACATGCCTCCTGCCCCTCCTCCTGCCCCACTTCCTGGCGGCAttccaccgccgccgccgccgcctcCGCCAGCTGCAGGCGAGTCGCTCATGGCGCAGCTTCGCGTGCGCGTCGGCGACACGGACCAAGACGCACACTCGAAAAGCCCACCGCTCGGCTCCGAGAAACGCAACTCGCTGATGGATGTACGCACCAGCATTACCCTAGACTCGCTTGGTCCTCCCGGCCCCATGCACgctccgccagcgccgcctgAGCACGCGAATTTTGGCCCGACAAATCTGCGCAAGAATGTGCTTGACATGGCCAAGAGCCGCATGAAACAATTGCAGTGGGATAAGCTCTCTGCGGAACATGCATCGAATACCGTATGGGGCGAGAACGGCAAATTCGAGACGGaattgcgcagcgcattgtTAACGCGGGGCGTCTTTGACGATATGGAGAGTGAGTTCAAAGCAAAGGAAGTCTCGAAAAAGGCTGCCGGCACTGTGAAGCGCGACCAAAAAGAGCTGCAGACCTACCTGAACTACGCGACCCGCCAAGGCATTGAAATGGTGCTtaagcgcgtgcgcagccgTCTGACGGGCAGCCAGCACTGTACGCCAGAAGAAGTGGCGCACTTTATTATTCGGTGCGATGCGCAGGTGTGCGAGCAGAGCATCCTCACAGAACTCTTGCGCTACTACCCCGAGTCGGAGACCAAAGGCCGCCTTGGCGAGTACAAGAATGCGTccgacgagcagctgcgtcTGCTCCACCCCGCCGATCGTCTTGTCGTGCTCCTTATGACAGTACCGCACCTGAAAGACAAAGTCAAGGGTCTTTTGTACAGGGCTAAGTACGCCGACACAGTCGAGCTCATCCGCAACGGCGCCAGTCGAATCCGCCATGGTTCCGAGGCGCTGATGCATGCGCCCAACTTTGCGCAAGTCCTGTCCATGGTGCTCATGTTTGGCAACTACTTGAACGCGACAGGGATCAAAGGCGGTGCACATGGATTCAGGATCAGCAGCATCAACAAGCTGGTTGATACCAAGGCAGGCGATGGCACTACACTGCTCCATTTTGTCGAGCGCACCATTGCACGATGCTTCCCCGAGCTGGAAGCATTTACCGAAGAGCTCACGTCGGCGACGCAAGCGTGCCGTGTACAGCTCCAGGATTTGAGACGcgaccttgccgagctcaCAACGGGGAGTATCCAGCACAAGAAGGATCTCGACCGGCTGCtcagcgagcgcgaggagaATTTGGAGGATCCCTACGCAAAAATCATGCTTCCATTTTTGAAGCACGCCTCAGACGAGCTGTCAAAACTATCGGACCAAATTCACTTCACCGAGCGCGTctttgccgacgcgctcaaGTTTTATGGCGAGGGCGGAGAtcctgcgcggcgcggattCGCCCCCTCGCAAGGCATGCCCACCGAGGAATTCTTCGGCATATTTAAAGAGTTCCTCGCAGCCTACCGCAAAGTCAAGGCGGACAATGCAGTGCTTGCtaagcagcgcgccgcggaagcagcgcgccgcgccgcagcgcaagaacGGGCGCAGGAGCGGAGCGACGCACAGGCGCGGAAACGCCAAGGCGTCGACGACACAGCTGtgctcgagtcgctgctTGGCTCCCTGCGTTCCAGCGGCGGAACGCccatgcgcctgcaaaggcaggcgcgccgccgcgctcgactcACGTCGGGCGGTGCCAAAGCCTCTGCCGACAAGCCCGTCGAGTTGATGGAGTACATTGCGGAGGATGAAGACCCGTCGAGTATCGCTGCGCTAATGCTTGCCAAGCTGCAGGGCGGTACAGAGGCAATATCGGACGCCGCGAGCGCTGAGATGCACGCGACTGCAGCTAAGCGCGCGGAGCGTCGTCGTGGACGAGAAGAACGAAATAGCATGCCTGTCTGGTCAGATGCATCAGCCATTCCTGAATCGGCATATACCCTTGGCGACGGGAGCCCGCAgagcaaagcgcgcgacgcacgctcCCTTTCGTCCTTGCCGGCCTCGCCgacacgcaagcgcgcggaaacgatgccgcgtgcagcgcatacGGCGGCGACAAACACGCCCATGTCTACTTCTCCGGATTCATTTTACTCTTTGACGGGGCAGGAGAACGGTGTGCAAGATAAATAA
- the DID4 gene encoding ESCRT-III subunit protein did4 (COG:U; BUSCO:EOG09264T0J; EggNog:ENOG503NVGY), protein MSILESLFGRSQTPAERLRAHLRSLQRARREMDRERTKLEAQEKTLVQDIKKSARQGQMAACKVMARDLVRTRRNVHKFYQMSTQLQAVGLRMQTLRSTQQMSEAMKGASKALGSMNRSMNIMSVQRILQEFERESGTMDMKEEMMSDTMEDAFGEDAMLDGEGEHEESDAILREVLDEIGISVNQQLSSVPESAPAPASAALPARVAVGESAGGASSGVADLSEDSALQARLDKLRKM, encoded by the coding sequence ATGTCGATCCTCGAATCCTTGTTTGGCCGCTCACAGACGCCCGCAGAGCGCTTGCgggcgcatttgcgctcGCTTCAGCGTGCACGGCGAGAGATGGATCGTGAGCGCACTAAGCTAGAGGCACAGGAGAAAACGCTCGTGCAAGATATCAAGAAAAGCGCACGGCAGGGACAGATGGCGGCATGCAAGGTCATGGCGCGCGATCTGGTGCGTACACGCCGCAACGTGCACAAATTTTATCAGATGAGTACGCAGCTCCAGGCGGTTGGGCTGCGGATGCAgaccttgcgcagcactcAGCAAATGTCCGAAGCGATGAAAGGCGCTTCTAAGGCGCTTGGTTCCATGAACCGGAGCATGAATATCATGTCTGTTCAGCGGATTCTGCAGGAGTTTGAGCGCGAATCTGGGACGATGGATATGAAAGAGGAGATGATGAGCGATACCATGGAGGATGCATTCGGGGAGGATGCCATGCTCGACGGCGAGGGTGAGCATGAGGAGAGCGACGCGATTCTGCGCGAGGTGCTCGACGAGATCGGGATCTCGGTAAATCAGCAGCTTTCAAGTGTGCCGGAGAGTGCAccagcgcctgcaagcgcagcattaccagcgcgcgtcgccgtGGGCGAAAGCGCGGGTGGTGCGTCAAGTGGTGTAGCGGATTTGTCAGAGGATTCGGCATTGCAGGCGCGGCTAGATAAATTGCGCAAGATGTAG
- the CYC3 gene encoding holocytochrome-c synthase (EggNog:ENOG503NU6G; COG:C; COG:O) codes for MGASQSVPRAATPEERADQLLASRFYNNQYTVASLLMHQQQHTAAPSRPAQCPIAHGESAPRDSDVLNPLNYMPDISQKSAPGQKVQLSQERVVSSIARAPLSASPGSSPYDAPLQTATCPVSHNGASGEEPTHWEYPSPQQFYNALLRKGMETEEEAIETMVFIHNFLNERAWKEVVDWERRAGSDISQLQLARFQGRPGNLSPRARLFGWLGWIMPDKFNTEPPFDRHDWIVRRGPKDIDSAGEEVRYIIDYYSGPEHEDSEEEASFNLDVRPALDSFGAARQRWEKLLEEYRTGELFAPFKAQNEPPNSDIPASA; via the exons ATGGGCGCGTCACAgtctgtgccgcgcgctgcaacgcccgaggagcgcgcggatcAGCTCTTGGCTTCTAGGTTTTATAACAACCAATATACTGTGGCATCGCTGCTTATGCATCAGCAGCAGCATACGGCGGCGCCCAGCCGTCCTGCTCAGTGTCccattgcgcacggcgaaaGCGCTCCGAGAGATAGCGACGTTCTAAATCCGCTCAACTACATGCCCGATATTTCTCAGAAAAGTGCGCCGGGCCAGAAGGTGCAGCTCTCGCAGGAGCGAGTTGTTTCCTCgatcgcacgcgcgcccTTGTCCGCCTCCCCCGGCAGCTCGCCCtacgatgcgccgcttcaGACGGCAACCTGCCCTGTGTCGCACAACGGTGCGAGTGGGGAAGAGCCCACGCACTGGGAGTACCCTTCGCCGCAGCAGTTTTACAATGCATTGTTGCGCAAAGGAATGGAGACGGAGGAGGAGGCCATCGAAACGATGGTATTTATTCACAACTTTTTGAacgagcgtgcgtggaaGGAAGTCGTCGACTGGGAGCGGCGTGCAGGAAGCGATATTTCTCAGCTGCAGCTCGCCCGATTCCAAGGAAGGCCTGGAAACTTGAgcccgcgcgcgcgcctgtttGGCTGGCTCGGCTGGATCATGCCCGACAAGTTCAA CACTGAGCCGCCGTTTGATAGGCACGACTGgattgtgcgccgcggtccAAAAGACATTGACAGTGCCGGAGAAGAGGTACGCTACATTATCGACTACTACTCGGGCCCCGAGCACGAGGATagcgaggaagaggcgAGCTTTAATTTGGACGTGCGCCCCGCGCTGGACAGcttcggcgctgcgcgtcaGCGCTGGGAGAAATTATTGGAAGAGTACCGTACGGGTGAGCTGTTTGCCCCCTTCAAGGCGCAGAACGAGCCGCCAAATAGCGACATACCCGCCTCCGCATAG
- a CDS encoding mitogen-activated protein kinase kinase (EggNog:ENOG503NUYZ; COG:T): MPRKAHIEEPQSMQDHMDELQKHVQRMRLPEEHRDDLLSLHRLSYSSGSTDEIGHSDESQELHRRSDGAAEIRQTQSDPRAMFNNSMLEGNLEIIRSLGEGSSGEVALARVRPTGRVIARKTISTSPDPMIHRQLLRELNVNQTCRSPYIVEYYGAFFDPHDANITICMEYCEAGSMDAIYRRIKARGGRVGEKILVKLASSILHGLEYLRARRIIHRDVKPSNILVTRSGEIKLCDFGVAGELVNSVAGTFTGTSMYMAPERIMGHAYTISSDVWALGISILELAMNRFPFPPDSDAFMGPIDLMTFLLHAPLPTLQDEPENGIRWSRALRDFLARCLTRDGKQRASPRILLQHPIVKRGEAVPDADMARFVAHVWQWAAPYPTPS; this comes from the coding sequence ATGCCGCGTAAAGCTCACATTGAAGAACCGCAGAGCATGCAAGATCATATGGATGAGCTACAGAAGCATGTACAGCGTATGCGGCTTCCCGAAGAGCACCGTGACGATTTGCTCTCGTTGCACCGACTCTCGTACAGCTCTGGAAGCACGGACGAGATTGGGCACAGCGACGAAAGCCAGGAGCTACACCGGCGATCGGACGGTGCAGCAGAGATACGGCAGACGCAGTCGGATCCCAGAGCCATGTTTAATAACAGTATGCTGGAGGGCAATTTGGAAATCATACGCTCCCTCGGCGAGGGTTCCAGTGGCGAGGTCGCCTTGGCCCGTGTCCGTCCCACGGGCAGGGTCATTGCACGCAAGACGATCAGCACGTCACCGGACCCGATGATACACCGCCagctcttgcgcgagctgaACGTGAACCAGACGTGCCGAAGCCCGTACATTGTCGAGTACTACGGCGCGTTTTTTGACCCCCACGATGCGAACATCACGATCTGCATGGAGTATTGTGAGGCAGGAAGCATGGACGCTATCTACCGCCGCATCAAGGCGCGGGGCGGCCGTGTCGGCGAAAAAATTCTCGTCAAGCTCGCCTCTTCGATCCTGCATGGGCTCGAAtatctgcgcgcgcgccgcattaTCCATCGAGACGTCAAGCCGTCTAATATTCTCGTTACGCGAAGCGGGGAAATCAAGCTGTGCGACTTTGGTGTGGCGGGCGAACTGGTAAACAGCGTTGCAGGCACATTTACGGGAACGAGTATGTACATGGCGCCGGAGCGCATTATGGGGCACGCCTATACCATATCCTCAGACGTTTGGGCGCTTGGCATATCCATCCTGGAGCTCGCAATGAACCGCTTTCCATTTCCGCCAGATAGCGATGCTTTTATGGGTCCGATCGACTTAATGACCTTTCtactgcacgcgccgttgccgacgctgcaagACGAGCCGGAAAACGGAATCCGGTGGAGCCGCGCGTTGCGCGACTTTTTAGCGCGGTGTTTGACGCGCGAtggaaagcagcgcgcaagcccACGGATACTGCTGCAGCATCCGATTGTAAAGCGTGGCGAGGCTGTTCCAGACGCagacatggcgcgctttgtcgcGCACGTCTGGCAGTGGGCCGCTCCGTACCCCACACCCTCGTAA
- the BTN1 gene encoding battenin CLN3 protein (EggNog:ENOG503NUKN; TransMembrane:8 (i45-67o79-99i106-127o133-153i165-186o192-214i275-292o354-378i); COG:U), translating into MDVPERGIPLMYLDGQRSAEYARTPGHDAPTPGHDARLRPFRMPLAIGFVLLGLLNNLPYVVILAAAQELLPPHTPTGLVTFVNIAPALLSKAIFPYFLKGEIQYTFRVWACVLLAIVGMLTIAMFSSLTLRLIGIGIASFGSGLGEVSYLQYSTRYPFATTMSAVGLFSSGTGAAGLLGALAWWLVRPLGIRTGIGLLSLLPLGMALAFFVILPAPHAWPKHSARRAEQDEAAQRLMDPDGVPAEDQDAETEAYRGARDGLSFAHKMRLLRPMLFPYVLPLVCVYFAEYTINQGVAPTLLYPVPSSAKHPLLAAVIHSLRDYYPLYQLIYQTFVFCSRSYTSVLQLPPIPKSWLWSPAIVQFTLLGLMVSESVFAWFRESIARSLVIVLVAVEGLAGGAA; encoded by the coding sequence ATGGACGTGCCGGAGCGGGGAATTCCACTCATGTACCTGGATGggcagcgcagtgcagaATACGCACGCACTCCAGGACATGATGCGCCCACTCCAGGACATGACGCGCGTTTGCGGCCGTTTCGGATGCCGCTCGCTATTGGATTCGTGCTCCTTGGCCTGCTAAATAATCTCCCGTACGTTGTGATCCTCGCTGCAGCTCAGGAGCTGCTGCCACCACATACACCTACGGGGCTTGTAACGTTTGTAAACATTGCGCCAGCACTGCTTTCAAAGGCCATCTTCCCCTACTTTCTGAAAGGCGAGATCCAGTATACGTTCCGTGTGTGGGCATGCGTTCTTCTCGCAATCGTCGGGATGCTCACCATCGCCATGTTCTCCTCACTTACTCTGCGTTTAATTGGGATCGGCATAGCCAGCTTTGGCAGTGGGCTTGGCGAGGTCAGCTATTTGCAATACTCGACGCGCTACCCCTTTGCCACCACAATGAGCGCTGTCGGGCTTTTCTCAAGTGGGACAGGCGCTGCGGGGCTGTTGGGGGCGCTTGCATGGTGGCTAGTGCGTCCGTTAGGCATACGGACAGGCATAGGTCTTTTATCACTGCTTCCGCTTGGCATGGCGCTCGCATTTTTTGTCATTCTCCCGGCGCCACATGCGTGGCCCAAACAtagtgcgcggcgtgccgagcaagacgaggcggcgcagcgcctcatGGATCCGGATGGTGTACCTGCAGAAGATCAAGATGCAGAGACAGAAGCCTatcgtggcgcgcgcgatgggctatcgtttgcgcacaaaatgcgcttgctgcggcCAATGCTGTTTCCCTACGTCTTGCCGCTTGTATGCGTCTATTTCGCAGAGTATACTATTAACCAGGGTGTTGCACCTACATTGTTGTACCCTGTGCCATCCTCTGCAAAACATCCACTGCTTGCCGCCGTGATCCACTCATTGCGGGATTACTACCCATTGTACCAACTGATATACCAGACCTTTGTGttttgctcgcgctcatACACCTCCGTTCTGCAACTCCCGCCCATTCCCAAGTCATGGTTATGGTCGCCTGCTATTGTACAGTTTACATTGTTGGGGCTCATGGTGAGCGAAAGTGTTTTTGCTTGGTTCCGCGAGTCGATCGCGCGCTCTTTGGTGATTGTGCTAGTCGCAGTGGAAGGACTCGCGGGCGGTGCTGCATAG
- the VMA8 gene encoding H(+)-transporting V1 sector ATPase subunit D (EggNog:ENOG503NUXA; COG:C; BUSCO:EOG09264IMV): protein MSGQREQVFPTRMTLGITKTRLKGAQNGHSLLKRKADALTKRFRTITGKIQDAKKQMGKVLQLAAFSMVEVGYSTGDISYAVCENVTRATFKVRARQENISGVLLPAFTVQTVGSDGTMRSGEDKSEEAQNGSNARSDFSLTGLSRGGQQVQKARETYTKALHVLVDLASLQTAFVILDEVIRMTNRRVNAIEYVIIPRLENTIKYIITELDEMDREEFFRLKKVQAKKKRTHEAENELSAVDQADTPFIENDEGVFISGGQDSDVVF, encoded by the coding sequence ATGTCGGGACAGCGGGAACAAGTATTCCCGACGCGTATGACGCTAGGGATTACGAAGACGCGCTTGAAGGGAGCACAGAACGGCCACTCGTTGTTGAAACGAAAGGCGGATGCACTTACCAAGCGTTTTCGCACCATCACGGGAAAAATCCAGGACGCCAAGAAGCAGATGGGCAAGGTcttgcagcttgccgcgttCAGCATGGTCGAAGTCGGGTACTCGACGGGCGATATCAGTTATGCGGTGTGCGAGAATGTGACGCGTGCGACATTTaaggtgcgcgcgcgccaggaGAATATCAGCGGTGTGCTGCTCCCTGCGTTTACCGTGCAGACCGTCGGGAGCGACGGaacgatgcgcagcggtgAGGACAAGAGCGAGGAGGCGCAAAATGGCTCGAATGCGCGGAGCGATTTCAGTCTCACTGGCctttcgcgcggcggccagcaagtgcaaaaagcgcgcgaaacATACACcaaagcgctgcatgtgcTCGTGGACTTGGCGAGTCTGCAAACGGCCTTTGTTATCTTGGACGAAGTAATTCGTATGACGAATCGGCGTGTTAATGCGATTGAGTATGTGATTATCCCACGTTTGGAGAACACAATCAAGTATATCATTACCGAGCTCGACGAAATGGACCGCGAGGAATTCTTCCGCCTGAAAAAGGTGCAagcgaagaagaagcgTACCCACGAGGCAGAGAACGAGTTGAGTGCTGTTGACCAGGCGGACACGCCATTCATCGAGAACGACGAGGGCGTGTTTATCAGTGGCGGTCAAGATAGCGATGTTGTTTTTTAG